One genomic segment of Ipomoea triloba cultivar NCNSP0323 chromosome 9, ASM357664v1 includes these proteins:
- the LOC116029848 gene encoding receptor-like protein 53, with protein sequence MHALGLCLPDQKSVLLQIRTQITYNSSASTKLVLWDEGADCCRWPGLSCNAATGYITTLDLSDDESITGGFNVSLLYKLPSLSVIRLDWVNFSAPFPDFFTDFTNLTVLSLSYCNFSGTVPHKLFQVPTLQTIDLTYNFMLGGSLPDFPENGSLKSLTLWRTMFSGNLPESIGNLRLLSHIDLKDCHFSGPIPASIIKLSKLVELSLSFNSFSGPIPASLFFLPSLQTLSLSWNKLSGHITELRNVTSPLRYLDLSRNNLEGTIPLFFFHLQSLTSLDLSSNNFFGQPIDLQNVTSPLGYLDLSRNNLEGTIPLFFFHLQSLTSLDLSSNNFFGQPIDLQNVTSPLGYLDLSRNNVTSPLGYLDLSRNNLEGTIRYLDLSRNNLEGTIPLFFFHLQSLTSLDLSSNNFFGQPIDLQNVTSPLGYLDLSRNNVTSPLGYLDLSRNNLEGTIPLFFFHLQSLTSLALSSNKFFGQMIDLQNVTSPLEYLYLTDNNLDGTIPLLFFHLQNLTSLDLSSNKFFGQMIDLQNVTSPLQILDLSGNNLEGTIPLLFFHLQSITSLDLSSNKFFGQMIDLQNVTSPLQILDLSGNNLEGTIPLLFFHLQSITSLDLSSNKFFGQMIDLQNVTSPLQILDLSGNNLEGTIPLLFFHLQSLTSLDLSSNKFFGQMIDLQNVTSPLEYLYLTDNNLDGTIPSFLFQLQNLTVLDLSSNKFKDIVHLTNFRSQYIETLDFSNNNLVIETTISTSELPLLPQFIYLILASCNLQKIPDFLKSQSKLSWLDLSNNTISGEIPNWIWGIGNGQLYYLNLSHNSLTHMKEPMEYGSLTFLDLNSNMLSGQIPRPPPEAQYLDFSNNKFSVISLDQIPYLLSFFSIAKNRVSGKISTSWCRAANLEVLDLSHNALHGTIPSCLVQNNSILAVVNLRGNHLSGEISLKFQQSCSLETLDLSQNLLEGKVPPSLINCTELKILNLGNNKISDTFPCWLNKLSNLHILVLHSNHFHGSISCPMLGVNNSWPSLQVIDLSSNNFSGHIPTDLFLALKAILVERNELNSKPDYLYFTSQVGGIYYQDSVILSLKGQTYTIEKVLSIFTSIDFSSNQFEGSIPESVGELKQLYLLNISHNALTGNIPPSLQNLKALEALDLSFNNLAGNIPVQLEILTFLEVLNLSYNHLVGMIPRSTQLDTFDASSFMGNKGLCGFQINVSCTGIDEPASPIPESEEKESTHHVDIYISVAFGFVAGLGGIFVPLLLSSKWRSYYNKMIDGILLKIFFQRGQGRRKKSR encoded by the coding sequence ATGCATGCATTGGGTCTGTGTCTTCCCGATCAAAAGTCTGTGCTTCTCCAGATACGAACTCAAATCACTTACAATTCTTCGGCATCCACCAAGTTGGTGCTGTGGGATGAAGGAGCTGACTGCTGCCGATGGCCAGGTCTGAGTTGCAATGCTGCTACTGGATATATTACTACTCTTGACCTCAGCGACGATGAGTCAATCACGGGTGGCTTCAATGTTTCTCTCTTGTATAAACTGCCATCACTTTCTGTTATTAGGCTTGATTGGGTCAACTTCTCTGCTCCATTTCCAGACTTCTTCACGGATTTCACCAATCTCACTGTTTTGAGCCTTTCGTATTGCAACTTCAGTGGAACAGTCCCTCACAAACTATTCCAGGTACCAACTCTGCAAACCATTGACTTAACTTACAATTTCATGCTTGGGGGTTCTTTGCCAGACTTCCCGGAAAATGGATCTCTCAAGAGCCTCACACTTTGGCGGACAATGTTTTCTGGGAATTTACCCGAGTCCATAGGAAACCTCAGACTGCTGTCCCATATTGACCTTAAAGATTGCCATTTTAGTGGACCAATCCCTGCTTCTATTATAAAGCTTAGCAAACTTGTTGAGCTGAGCTTGTCCTTCAATTCATTTTCAGGACCCATTCCAGCATCACTATTTTTCCTGCCATCACTTCAAACCTTATCTCTGAGTTGGAACAAACTTTCTGGTCATATAACTGAATTACGAAATGTGACTTCTCCACTTAGATATCTTGATTTGAGTAGAAACAACTTAGAAGGGACAATACCTTTGTTCTTCTTTCACCTTCAAAGCCTTACATCACTAGATCTTTcatcaaacaatttttttggtcAACCGATTGATTTGCAAAATGTGACTTCTCCACTTGGATATCTTGATTTGAGTAGAAACAACTTAGAAGGGACAATACCTTTGTTCTTCTTTCACCTTCAAAGCCTTACATCACTAGATCTTTcatcaaacaatttttttggtcAACCGATTGATTTGCAAAATGTGACTTCTCCACTTGGATATCTTGATTTGAGTAGAAACAACGTGACTTCTCCACTTGGATATCTTGATTTGAGTAGAAACAACTTAGAAGGGACAATACGATATCTTGATTTGAGTAGAAACAACTTAGAAGGGACAATACCTTTGTTCTTCTTTCACCTTCAAAGCCTTACATCACTAGATCTTTcatcaaacaatttttttggtcAACCGATTGATTTGCAAAATGTGACTTCTCCACTTGGATATCTTGATTTGAGTAGAAACAACGTGACTTCTCCACTTGGATATCTTGATTTGAGTAGAAACAACTTAGAAGGGACAATACCTTTGTTCTTCTTTCACCTTCAAAGCCTTACATCACTAGCTCTTtcatcaaacaaattttttggtcAAATGATTGATTTGCAAAATGTGACTTCTCCACTTGAATATCTTTATTTGACGGACAACAACTTGGACGGGACAATACCTTTGTTATTCTTTCACCTTCAAAATCTTACATCACTAGATCTTtcatcaaacaaattttttggtcAAATGATTGATTTGCAAAATGTGACTTCTCCATTGcaaattcttgatttgagtggAAACAACTTAGAAGGGACAATACCTTTGTTATTCTTTCACCTTCAAAGTATTACATCACTAGATCTTtcatcaaacaaattttttggtcAAATGATTGATTTGCAAAATGTGACTTCTCCATTGcaaattcttgatttgagtggAAACAACTTAGAAGGGACAATACCTTTGTTATTCTTTCACCTTCAAAGTATTACATCACTAGATCTTtcatcaaacaaattttttggtcAAATGATTGATTTGCAAAATGTGACTTCTCCATTGcaaattcttgatttgagtggAAACAACTTAGAAGGGACAATACCTTTGTTATTCTTTCACCTTCAAAGTCTTACATCACTAGATCTTtcatcaaacaaattttttggtcAAATGATTGATTTGCAAAATGTGACTTCTCCACTTGAATATCTTTATTTGACGGACAACAACTTGGACGGGACAATACCTTCATTCCTATTTCAACTTCAGAATCTTACGGTGCTCGACCTTTCATCAAACAAATTTAAGGATATTGTACATCTAACAAATTTTAGAAGCCAGTATATTGAAACTCTTGACTTTTCCAATAACAATTTGGTAATTGAGACAACCATAAGCACATCAGAACTTCCCTTACTCCCTcagtttatatacttaattttgGCCTCCTGCAATTTGCAAAAAATTCCTGATTTTTTGAAAAGCCAATCTAAATTGTCGTGGTTAGATCTTTCCAACAACACTATTAGTGGAGAAATTCCTAACTGGATATGGGGAATTGGTAATGGGCAACTCTATTACCTCAATCTTTCTCACAACAGTTTGACGCATATGAAAGAGCCAATGGAATACGGTTCTCTTACTTTCCTTGATCTAAATTCTAATATGCTAAGTGGACAGATTCCACGACCACCACCTGAGGCACAGTACTTAGACTTCTCCAACAACAAATTTTCCGTGATTTCTCTTGATCAAATCCCATATCTCCTTTCGTTCTTTTCCATTGCAAAAAATAGAGTAAGTGGAAAGATCTCAACTTCCTGGTGTCGAGCAGCCAATCTGGAAGTGCTTGACTTGTCCCACAATGCTTTGCATGGCACAATACcatcatgtttggttcaaaatAACAGCATTCTCGCTGTAGTGAATCTTAGAGGAAATCATTTAAGTGGTGAGATATCACTGAAGTTTCAACAGAGTTGTTCTTTAGAGACATTGGATCTTAGTCAAAATCTCTTAGAAGGGAAAGTTCCTCCCTCCTTGATCAACTGCACAGAGCTTAAGATCTTAAATCTTGGAAACAACAAAATAAGTGATACCTTTCCTTGTTGGCTCAATAAATTGTCAAATCTGCACATTCTTGTATTGCATTCCAATCATTTTCATGGAAGCATTTCTTGTCCCATGCTTGGGGTAAACAACAGCTGGCCAAGTTTACAAGTCATTGACCTATCTTCCAATAATTTCAGTGGACATATACCAACTGATTTATTCTTGGCATTAAAAGCTATTTTGGTTGAGAGGAATGAATTAAACTCAAAGCCTGACTACTTGTACTTCACATCTCAAGTAGGTGGGATTTACTATCAAGATTCAGTCATTCTGTCTCTGAAAGGCCAAACTTACACTATAGAGAAGGTTCTATCTATCTTCACTtctattgatttttcaagtaatcAATTTGAAGGCAGTATACCAGAGAGTGTTGGAGAGCTTAAACAGCTTTATCTCCTCAACATCTCCCACAATGCCCTAACTGGCAATATTCCTCCATCTCTTCAAAACTTGAAAGCTTTGGAAGCTTTGGACCTCTCATTCAACAACCTTGCTGGAAATATCCCGGTGCAACTAGAGATCCTAACCTTCCTGGAAGTCTTAAACTTGTCATACAACCATCTCGTTGGAATGATTCCAAGAAGCACTCAATTGGATACCTTTGATGCAAGCTCATTCATGGGAAACAAGGGGCTATGTGGATTCCAAATTAATGTATCTTGCACTGGCATTGATGAACCAGCATCTCCAATACCAGAATCAGAAGAGAAAGAATCAACGCACCACGTTGATATCTACATTAGCGTTGCATTTGGATTTGTTGCAGGTCTAGGAGGAATCTTTGTGCCACTTTTGCTATCCAGCAAATGGAGATCATATTATAACAAGATGATAGATGGAATTCTGTTAAAGATATTCTTTCAGAGAGGTCAAGGGAGAAGAAAGAAGTCTCGTTAG